In Drosophila subpulchrella strain 33 F10 #4 breed RU33 chromosome 3R, RU_Dsub_v1.1 Primary Assembly, whole genome shotgun sequence, the following are encoded in one genomic region:
- the LOC119553054 gene encoding uncharacterized protein LOC119553054 — protein MKAFTFLLVVLASASCLLTAQANLIESSELSLDTDLEADFDYDYEVEQLMDEMDDSYDYMEVEDFGVFRTFRKILWAALRTVRGADCIIREVESVLDASRNFLKSVERCGSDIPKDAKELVKSVKDIVSISDTIIKLRAKLCTKNRFILTRLYHKLRCFFRVFGATLKLVREIPRALREIAKLPANAGHCVKKATDDVKSSLTSFSPKIKVCLKK, from the exons TGAAAGCCTTTACATTTTTGCTTGTGGTTTTGGCTTCGGCCAGTTGTCTTTTGACTGCTCAG gCCAACCTTATTGAATCCAGCGAATTGAGCTTGGATACTGACTTGGAGGCTGACTTTGACTATGATTACGAAGTGGAACAACTTATGGATGAAATGGATGATAGCTACGACTATATGGAGGTGGAGGATTTTGGCGTCTTCCGTACCTTCAGGAAAATCCTTTGGGCTGCCTTGAGGACGGTTCGTGGCGCCGATTGCATTATCAGGGAGGTGGAAAGTGTGCTGGACGCTAGCAGAAACTTCCTGAAATCCGTGGAGCGCTGCGGCTCCGATATTCCCAAGGATGCTAAGGAGCTTGTCAAATCCGTAAAGGACATCGTCAGCATCTCCGACACCATCATTAAGTTGCGTGCCAAGCTGTGCACCAAGAACCGATTCATCTTGACCAGACTGTACCACAAGCTGAGGTGCTTCTTCAGGGTGTTCGGGGCCACCTTGAAGCTGGTCAGGGAGATTCCCAGGGCTCTGAGGGAGATCGCCAAGTTGCCCGCTAATGCCGGCCACTGCGTTAAGAAAGCCACCGACGACGTGAAAAGCTCTCTCACCTCCTTCTCTCCCAAAATCAAGGTCTGCCTTAAGAA